Proteins encoded by one window of Clostridium perfringens:
- the fabD gene encoding ACP S-malonyltransferase, producing the protein MAKLGFLFAGQGAQYVGMGKEFFDNFEESKEVFKRSSEALGIDMEELCFNDPEGLLNKTEFTQPAIITTNMAILTALDKLGVKSHISCGLSLGEYSALIHSGAINFEDGVKLVKKRGKFMQEAVAEGIGGMVAVLRMTPEQVDEIIEKSSPYGIVEGANYNSPGQIVISGELVALEKAMEFIKEVGGRAIKLPVSAPFHCSMLQPAAEKLEDELNKISINKLNGIVMSNVKGEAYLEDDNIIDLLTSQVKKPVLFINDIEKMIESGVDTFIEIGPGKALSGFVKKINKNVTVLNVEDLKSLEKTLSKLREMEVL; encoded by the coding sequence ATGGCTAAACTAGGATTTTTATTTGCAGGGCAAGGAGCCCAATATGTAGGAATGGGCAAAGAATTCTTTGATAACTTTGAAGAAAGTAAAGAAGTATTTAAAAGAAGTAGTGAAGCCTTAGGCATAGATATGGAAGAACTTTGTTTTAATGATCCTGAGGGATTATTAAATAAAACTGAATTTACTCAGCCTGCAATAATAACTACAAACATGGCTATACTTACAGCACTAGATAAATTAGGAGTTAAATCTCATATAAGTTGTGGATTAAGCTTAGGAGAATATTCTGCACTTATTCATAGTGGTGCCATTAATTTTGAAGATGGAGTTAAACTAGTTAAAAAAAGAGGTAAATTCATGCAAGAAGCTGTGGCAGAAGGTATTGGTGGAATGGTTGCAGTTTTAAGAATGACTCCAGAACAAGTTGATGAAATAATAGAAAAAAGTTCTCCATATGGAATAGTTGAGGGTGCAAATTATAATTCACCTGGCCAAATTGTTATTTCTGGAGAATTAGTAGCTTTAGAAAAAGCTATGGAATTTATAAAAGAAGTTGGTGGAAGAGCTATAAAATTACCTGTATCAGCTCCATTTCACTGTTCAATGTTACAGCCAGCAGCTGAGAAATTAGAGGATGAGTTAAATAAAATTTCAATAAATAAATTAAATGGAATTGTTATGTCTAATGTTAAGGGAGAAGCCTATTTAGAAGATGATAATATAATAGACCTTTTAACTTCTCAAGTTAAAAAGCCTGTTTTATTTATAAATGATATAGAAAAAATGATTGAAAGTGGTGTAGATACTTTTATTGAAATAGGTCCTGGTAAAGCTTTAAGTGGATTTGTTAAAAAAATAAATAAAAATGTTACAGTGCTTAATGTAGAGGATTTAAAATCTTTAGAAAAAACATTATCAAAATTAAGAGAGATGGAGGTACTTTAA
- a CDS encoding deoxycytidylate deaminase, which produces MISKREDYISWDEYFMGVALISAKRSKDPNTQVGACIVDNDNKIVGIGYNGFPKGCSDDDLPWGNKGDFLETKYPYACHAELNAILNSTGKNVKNCRVYATLFPCNECAKAIIQAGITEVIYLSDKYKDTDIVKASKFMFDKANVKYRYLGSKRESLLISFNPEDV; this is translated from the coding sequence ATGATTAGCAAAAGAGAAGATTATATTTCATGGGATGAATATTTTATGGGAGTTGCATTAATTAGTGCTAAAAGAAGTAAAGATCCAAACACTCAAGTTGGAGCTTGTATAGTTGATAATGATAATAAAATAGTAGGTATTGGATACAATGGTTTTCCTAAAGGATGTTCAGATGATGATCTGCCTTGGGGAAATAAGGGAGATTTTTTAGAAACAAAATATCCATATGCATGTCATGCTGAACTTAATGCTATTTTAAATAGTACAGGTAAGAATGTTAAAAACTGTAGAGTATATGCTACTTTGTTCCCTTGTAATGAATGTGCAAAAGCAATAATTCAAGCTGGGATAACTGAAGTAATATACCTTTCAGATAAATATAAGGATACTGACATTGTTAAGGCCTCTAAATTTATGTTTGATAAAGCAAATGTAAAATATAGATATTTAGGAAGCAAGAGAGAAAGTTTATTAATATCATTTAATCCAGAGGATGTTTAA
- a CDS encoding alanine racemase, with protein sequence MSNYFWCDVNLKNIENNINVIRDLIQNKKLIAVIKGDAYGLGSKKIAEFIEDKADIIAVGNIDESLCLDNINKDILILSPLCTKDDFKDERDNLILTLDNEEILNELDKETKKRVHIYVDTGMNRMGIKPNKLDSFIERVKNEFPNLEIDGIYTHLHNAKDVNYTLKQIELFKSTVEKYKDKVRIIHCMASSAIVNDQLRKACDFTTGARAGNVLYGYIGFNKGIKKTYEYYAKPVNTYKVSKGQTVGYGCLFKADKDMEIGIIECGNVHGLGISREIKNNVFYDIFRMIYRRFKERSVIFNNNVPVKILGKVNMNITIISMENCSKDSVLKVDISPIISDSSIEKRYIY encoded by the coding sequence ATGAGTAATTATTTTTGGTGCGATGTAAATTTAAAAAATATAGAGAATAATATAAATGTAATAAGAGATTTAATACAAAATAAAAAGCTAATTGCAGTTATAAAGGGAGATGCATATGGATTAGGCAGTAAAAAAATTGCTGAATTTATAGAAGATAAGGCTGACATAATAGCAGTAGGTAATATTGATGAAAGCTTATGCTTAGATAATATTAATAAGGATATACTTATCTTATCACCTTTATGTACAAAAGATGATTTTAAAGATGAAAGAGATAATTTAATATTAACTTTAGATAATGAGGAAATATTAAATGAATTAGATAAGGAAACAAAGAAAAGAGTACATATATATGTAGATACAGGTATGAACAGAATGGGCATAAAGCCTAACAAGTTAGATTCATTTATAGAAAGAGTTAAAAATGAATTTCCTAACCTTGAAATAGATGGTATCTATACTCATTTACATAATGCTAAGGATGTTAATTATACTTTAAAACAAATAGAATTATTTAAATCTACAGTTGAAAAGTATAAAGATAAAGTAAGAATAATACACTGCATGGCGTCAAGTGCTATTGTAAATGATCAATTAAGAAAAGCATGTGATTTTACTACAGGGGCAAGAGCCGGTAATGTGCTTTATGGATATATAGGCTTTAATAAAGGAATTAAAAAGACTTATGAATACTATGCAAAACCAGTAAATACCTATAAAGTTTCAAAGGGACAAACTGTAGGATATGGTTGTCTTTTTAAGGCAGATAAGGATATGGAAATAGGAATAATTGAATGTGGTAATGTTCATGGCTTAGGCATAAGCAGAGAAATTAAAAATAATGTTTTCTATGATATATTTAGAATGATTTATAGAAGATTTAAAGAGAGAAGTGTAATATTTAATAACAATGTACCTGTAAAAATATTAGGAAAAGTAAATATGAATATAACTATTATTTCTATGGAAAACTGCTCTAAAGATTCAGTTTTAAAAGTTGATATTTCACCTATAATATCAGATTCAAGCATAGAAAAAAGATATATTTATTAG
- a CDS encoding SPFH domain-containing protein has translation MVATVIIIILLLIVVFAAISSIKVVNTGYVYVLERFGQFSKILEPGWHLVIPFADFVRKKISTKQQILDIPPQYVITKDNVKIEIDNVIFYKVLNAKDAVYNIEDFKSGIVYSTITNMRNIVGNMSLDEVLSGRDKINLELLTIIDSITDAYGIKILSVEIKNIIPPAEIQDAMEKQMKAERDKRATILQAEGLKQSEIARAEAEKQAKILRAEAEKEANIRHAEGLKESQLLEAEGKARAIEEVSKAEAAAIERINTSIIESGTNEVVIALKQVEALKEMAANPANKLILPNEAVSSLGSIAAIADILKENKENK, from the coding sequence ATGGTAGCTACTGTAATTATTATAATCTTATTATTAATAGTGGTATTTGCAGCAATTTCATCAATCAAGGTTGTAAATACAGGATATGTTTATGTGTTAGAACGTTTTGGACAATTTAGTAAAATTTTAGAGCCAGGTTGGCATTTAGTTATTCCTTTCGCTGACTTTGTAAGAAAGAAAATTTCAACAAAGCAACAAATTCTAGATATACCTCCACAATATGTAATAACAAAGGATAACGTAAAAATTGAAATTGATAATGTTATATTCTATAAAGTATTAAATGCTAAAGATGCTGTTTATAATATAGAAGATTTTAAATCAGGTATAGTTTACTCAACAATAACAAACATGAGAAACATAGTAGGTAATATGTCTTTAGATGAAGTTTTATCAGGTAGAGATAAAATAAACTTAGAGCTTTTAACAATAATAGATTCTATAACAGATGCTTATGGTATAAAGATACTTTCTGTAGAAATTAAAAATATAATTCCTCCAGCTGAAATTCAAGATGCCATGGAAAAACAAATGAAGGCAGAAAGAGATAAGAGAGCTACTATATTACAAGCTGAAGGTTTAAAACAAAGTGAAATAGCAAGAGCAGAAGCTGAAAAGCAAGCTAAAATTTTAAGAGCTGAGGCTGAAAAAGAAGCTAATATAAGACATGCTGAAGGTTTAAAAGAATCTCAATTACTTGAAGCTGAAGGTAAGGCTAGAGCTATTGAAGAGGTTTCAAAGGCAGAAGCTGCAGCTATTGAAAGAATAAATACTTCAATAATTGAATCTGGAACTAACGAAGTAGTAATTGCTTTAAAACAAGTTGAAGCATTAAAAGAAATGGCAGCAAATCCAGCTAATAAGCTTATTTTACCTAATGAAGCAGTTTCCTCTTTAGGAAGTATAGCAGCTATTGCTGATATTTTAAAAGAAAATAAAGAGAATAAATAA
- a CDS encoding MarR family winged helix-turn-helix transcriptional regulator, with protein MKESELVLNNILVKLFNNILRIEEFALKSAPFNDLSITEMHTIEAIGIEKARTMSEVALDLKITVGTLTTAINKLIKKGYVNRRRIEEDRRVVMIELTEKGTLAYKVHEKFHEEMIDHVLEELGVSEEEVLISSLDKLDKFFQKKLELMKSKEN; from the coding sequence ATGAAGGAAAGTGAATTAGTATTAAATAATATTTTAGTGAAATTATTCAATAATATTTTGAGGATAGAGGAGTTTGCATTAAAAAGTGCACCCTTTAATGATTTATCTATAACAGAAATGCATACTATAGAGGCCATAGGGATAGAGAAAGCAAGAACAATGTCAGAGGTGGCATTGGATTTAAAAATAACAGTAGGTACTTTAACAACTGCTATAAACAAATTAATAAAAAAAGGATATGTAAATAGAAGAAGAATAGAAGAAGATAGAAGAGTTGTTATGATAGAACTTACAGAGAAAGGAACTCTAGCTTATAAAGTACATGAAAAATTTCATGAAGAAATGATAGATCATGTTTTAGAGGAACTAGGCGTTAGTGAAGAGGAGGTTTTAATAAGTTCTTTAGATAAGTTAGATAAGTTCTTTCAAAAGAAACTAGAACTTATGAAATCAAAGGAGAATTAA
- a CDS encoding beta-ketoacyl-ACP synthase III has product MKNAKMIGFGLYTPKNLVENERLQEFLETSDEWIRTRTGIERRYISLDENTSDLAVEASKKALSQARLSAEEIDLIIVATVTPDNFTPSTACIVQDKLGAKNAWAFDINAACTGFIYALKLGRSLIRSGEANNALIIGAETLSKALNWKDRGSCVLFGDGAGATVLTSTEEDCGIKCVNVKSDGSKGDSLVIQGLPLNSPFKDGREVSENYINMNGREIFKFATKVMEESIVEILEKENIKIEDIDAIIPHQANLRIIDYVVKRLGIPREKFITNLQNYGNTSGASIPIALCESIDEGNLKKGDNIIMVGFGGGLTWGAALIKL; this is encoded by the coding sequence ATGAAAAATGCTAAAATGATAGGCTTTGGCTTATATACACCTAAAAATTTAGTAGAAAATGAAAGATTACAAGAATTTTTAGAGACTAGCGATGAATGGATTAGAACTAGAACTGGAATAGAAAGAAGATATATTTCATTAGATGAAAATACTTCAGATTTGGCAGTAGAAGCTAGTAAAAAAGCCTTAAGTCAAGCAAGATTAAGTGCTGAAGAAATAGATTTAATAATAGTAGCTACTGTAACTCCAGATAATTTTACTCCATCTACAGCTTGTATTGTTCAAGATAAGTTAGGAGCTAAAAATGCATGGGCCTTTGATATAAATGCAGCTTGTACTGGATTTATATATGCACTTAAATTAGGAAGATCTTTAATAAGATCAGGTGAAGCTAATAATGCCTTAATAATAGGTGCAGAAACTTTATCAAAAGCACTTAACTGGAAAGATAGAGGAAGTTGTGTTCTTTTTGGAGATGGGGCAGGGGCTACTGTTCTTACAAGCACAGAAGAAGATTGTGGAATAAAATGTGTAAATGTAAAATCTGATGGTTCTAAGGGAGATTCCCTTGTTATTCAGGGGTTACCTCTAAATAGTCCATTTAAAGATGGAAGAGAAGTTTCTGAAAATTACATAAACATGAATGGAAGAGAGATATTTAAGTTTGCAACAAAAGTAATGGAAGAAAGTATAGTAGAGATTTTAGAAAAAGAAAACATAAAAATAGAAGATATAGATGCTATAATTCCTCATCAAGCAAATTTAAGAATTATAGATTACGTAGTTAAAAGATTAGGAATACCAAGAGAAAAGTTCATAACAAATTTACAGAATTATGGAAATACATCAGGGGCAAGCATTCCAATAGCCCTTTGTGAATCAATTGATGAAGGAAATTTGAAAAAAGGAGACAACATAATAATGGTTGGCTTTGGTGGAGGCCTTACTTGGGGAGCTGCTTTAATTAAGTTATAA
- a CDS encoding electron transport complex protein RnfA — MELFLIFIGAMLVNNFVLSQFLGICSFIGVSKKKDAAVGMGLAVTFVMVLASIISWLVYNLVLDKFNITYLKTIVFVLAIASLVQFVEMVVKKYSPSLYKALGIFLPLITTNCAVLGMAVTNVEEGYNLIQSIVHALGAAGGFMLAIVLMSFLREKIDDNEEIHPYFRGLPITLFTAALMSIAFLGFQGLI, encoded by the coding sequence ATGGAATTATTTCTGATTTTTATTGGAGCTATGCTTGTTAATAACTTTGTTTTATCACAATTTTTAGGAATATGTTCATTTATAGGAGTTTCAAAAAAGAAGGATGCTGCAGTAGGAATGGGACTTGCAGTTACCTTTGTAATGGTATTAGCTAGTATAATTTCTTGGCTTGTTTATAATCTTGTTTTAGATAAATTTAATATAACTTATTTAAAAACAATAGTTTTTGTTCTTGCTATAGCTTCCTTAGTTCAATTTGTGGAGATGGTTGTTAAAAAATATAGTCCTAGTTTATATAAAGCCTTAGGTATATTTTTACCCTTAATAACTACAAACTGCGCTGTTTTAGGAATGGCTGTTACTAATGTGGAAGAAGGATATAATCTTATTCAATCAATAGTACATGCTTTAGGGGCTGCTGGAGGATTTATGCTTGCTATAGTATTAATGTCATTTTTAAGAGAAAAAATAGATGACAATGAAGAAATACATCCATATTTTAGAGGATTACCAATAACTCTTTTTACAGCAGCACTTATGTCTATTGCCTTTTTAGGATTCCAAGGACTTATATAG
- a CDS encoding RnfABCDGE type electron transport complex subunit G, translating into MKENLKLGIILCLITSFAGVFLGFANEFTKEVIAQNAKLSADDLKEILPKANKLEDFAFEKNEDSTISEVFQAKNGSENEGYIIKVSPKGFNGPIDMVVAIDKNREISGVKVLSQAETPGLGAKVEESSFSEKFKGLTIEDNIKIVKTSPSSQGEIQGITGATISSNAVSSGINDAISFYKENVLGEDLSKEKILNLSKINLEGDITELTIELEEGIDKVSIVSNGEKEIGYAIEASEVGMYEEKPIKFALGISTGGIITGVQIIDHKETAGLGDLIEDENFLNSFIGVSSLDKLSVKENTNEIDLSVYGEVVNVDSISGATKSSMAIIKGITNVINFYNNNLS; encoded by the coding sequence ATGAAAGAAAATCTAAAATTAGGCATTATACTTTGTTTAATAACCTCTTTTGCAGGAGTATTCTTAGGTTTTGCAAATGAATTTACAAAAGAAGTTATTGCTCAAAATGCAAAGTTAAGTGCAGATGATTTAAAGGAAATATTGCCTAAAGCAAATAAATTAGAAGATTTTGCTTTTGAAAAGAATGAAGATTCAACTATATCAGAAGTGTTCCAAGCTAAAAATGGTTCTGAAAATGAAGGATATATTATAAAGGTTTCTCCAAAGGGATTTAATGGGCCAATAGATATGGTAGTAGCTATTGATAAGAATAGAGAAATTAGTGGAGTTAAAGTATTATCCCAAGCAGAGACTCCAGGTTTAGGAGCTAAGGTTGAAGAGAGTTCTTTTTCTGAAAAGTTTAAAGGTTTAACCATTGAAGATAATATAAAAATAGTTAAAACCTCACCAAGTTCTCAGGGGGAAATTCAAGGAATAACAGGAGCAACTATATCATCAAATGCCGTTTCAAGTGGAATAAATGATGCAATTAGTTTTTATAAAGAAAATGTTTTAGGTGAAGATCTATCAAAGGAAAAGATCTTAAATTTATCAAAGATTAATCTAGAAGGAGATATAACGGAATTAACTATTGAATTAGAAGAGGGAATAGATAAGGTTTCTATAGTATCTAATGGAGAAAAAGAGATTGGTTATGCCATAGAAGCTAGTGAAGTTGGTATGTATGAAGAGAAACCGATTAAATTTGCCCTTGGAATTTCAACAGGTGGAATAATTACAGGGGTACAAATAATAGATCATAAAGAAACTGCTGGACTAGGAGATTTAATAGAAGATGAAAACTTTTTAAATTCTTTTATAGGAGTATCTTCCCTAGATAAACTTTCAGTTAAAGAAAACACAAATGAAATTGATTTAAGTGTTTATGGTGAAGTTGTTAATGTTGATTCAATAAGTGGAGCAACTAAGAGCTCAATGGCTATTATAAAAGGAATTACTAATGTGATTAATTTCTATAATAATAATCTTAGTTAA
- the fabG gene encoding 3-oxoacyl-[acyl-carrier-protein] reductase: protein MLKDKVAIVTGGTRGIGRAIALKLADHGANIVINYRNSDKEAEELKAILEGKGVKVLTVKCDISNFEDSKNLMDKCKEVFGKIDILVNNAGITKDTLIMRMKEEDFDNVIDVNLKGTFNCAKHASAIMLKQRFGKIINMTSVVGIAGNAGQVNYAASKAGVIGLTKSLAKELGSRGITVNAVAPGFINTDMTASLSEKVKEEASKNIPLKRLGDPEDVANLVGFLASDAANYITGQVINVDGGMVM, encoded by the coding sequence ATGTTAAAAGATAAAGTAGCAATAGTAACTGGTGGAACAAGAGGAATTGGAAGAGCAATCGCTTTAAAATTAGCAGATCATGGAGCTAATATTGTTATAAATTATAGAAATTCTGATAAAGAGGCAGAAGAATTAAAAGCCATTTTAGAAGGAAAAGGGGTAAAAGTTCTTACTGTAAAATGTGATATAAGTAATTTTGAAGATTCTAAAAATCTTATGGATAAATGTAAGGAAGTATTTGGGAAAATAGATATACTTGTAAATAATGCAGGCATAACAAAGGATACTTTAATTATGAGAATGAAGGAAGAAGACTTTGATAATGTAATAGATGTAAACTTAAAAGGTACATTTAATTGTGCAAAGCATGCTTCTGCCATAATGTTGAAACAAAGGTTTGGTAAAATTATAAACATGACTTCTGTTGTAGGTATAGCTGGGAATGCTGGTCAAGTAAATTATGCAGCATCAAAGGCTGGTGTTATAGGATTAACTAAATCTTTAGCTAAAGAATTAGGAAGTAGAGGAATAACTGTAAATGCTGTAGCACCTGGATTTATAAATACTGATATGACAGCTTCTTTATCTGAAAAAGTTAAAGAGGAAGCTTCTAAAAATATTCCTTTAAAAAGATTAGGAGACCCTGAAGACGTTGCTAACTTAGTAGGATTCTTAGCATCAGATGCAGCAAATTATATAACAGGTCAAGTCATAAATGTAGATGGCGGAATGGTAATGTAG
- a CDS encoding NfeD family protein: MLWLWVVVILAGIIIDYLSSDVLFVGFSFGALGGLVLAFLDVNVILQFILFSIITILFFFYVYPKIKRKIKVDNIGTKTMEQSYIGRKIILDENVEDSSLIKFEGIYWTFKSVSGPLKKGTEVEIIGIEGNKILIKK; this comes from the coding sequence ATGTTATGGCTTTGGGTAGTAGTTATTCTAGCTGGAATAATAATAGACTATTTAAGTTCTGATGTTCTATTTGTTGGATTTTCCTTTGGGGCTTTAGGTGGTTTAGTATTAGCATTTCTAGATGTGAATGTAATATTACAATTCATACTATTCTCCATAATAACAATTTTATTTTTCTTCTATGTTTATCCTAAAATTAAAAGAAAGATAAAAGTAGATAATATAGGAACAAAAACCATGGAACAATCCTATATAGGAAGAAAAATTATATTAGATGAAAATGTAGAAGATTCATCATTGATTAAATTTGAGGGGATTTATTGGACATTTAAAAGTGTTAGTGGACCATTAAAGAAAGGTACAGAAGTCGAGATCATAGGAATAGAAGGAAATAAAATTCTAATAAAAAAATAA
- a CDS encoding RnfABCDGE type electron transport complex subunit E, giving the protein MKVLFERLKNGIVTENPIFVQVLAMCPTLAVTSSVENAVGMGIASTVVLIFSNMIISALRKFIPNKIRIPAYIVIIASFVTVVDMLMNAYVQSLYKSLGIFIPLIVVNCVILGRAEAYASNNKILPSIFDAIGMGIGFTIALFSIGTFREILGAGTFLGKSIMPEGFKPATIMILAPGAFLTLGALMTFLNYRNIKKAEKEGTKAKCLEHNCSTCSGCGKNS; this is encoded by the coding sequence TTGAAAGTTTTATTTGAAAGATTAAAAAATGGTATAGTTACTGAAAATCCTATATTTGTTCAAGTATTAGCTATGTGTCCAACCCTAGCAGTTACTTCAAGTGTTGAAAATGCCGTGGGCATGGGAATAGCTTCTACAGTGGTTTTAATTTTTTCTAATATGATAATTTCAGCCTTAAGAAAGTTTATACCAAATAAAATAAGAATTCCTGCATATATAGTTATAATTGCATCCTTTGTTACTGTGGTTGATATGTTAATGAATGCTTATGTTCAATCATTATATAAATCCTTAGGAATTTTTATACCTCTTATAGTGGTTAACTGCGTTATATTAGGGAGAGCTGAGGCTTATGCTTCAAATAACAAAATTCTACCATCTATTTTTGATGCCATTGGAATGGGAATTGGATTTACTATAGCGTTATTTTCTATAGGAACTTTTAGAGAAATATTAGGTGCTGGAACATTTTTAGGAAAGAGCATTATGCCAGAGGGATTTAAGCCAGCTACTATTATGATATTAGCTCCAGGTGCATTTTTAACCTTAGGAGCATTAATGACTTTCTTAAATTATAGAAATATAAAGAAAGCTGAAAAGGAAGGGACAAAGGCTAAATGTTTAGAACATAATTGTAGCACGTGTTCTGGATGCGGTAAAAATTCTTAA
- a CDS encoding RnfABCDGE type electron transport complex subunit B, whose amino-acid sequence MDFSSIFYSILVLGVLGFLFGILLGFASKKFEVKVDGRVTKIRDILPGANCGGCGYPGCDAYANALVYEGADMSLCGVGGQNVAKQIGEILGAKVKTVEKKVAFVKCMGDCKNKKIQLNIPENKNCIEAKEFLKNNKSEGCSFGCFGLGSCKEACKFGAISIIDGIAKVDSSKCVACKACVSACPQNLIDIIKENQKVIVSCNSNDSGKIVNQNCSVGCIGCKLCEKNCPSEAIRVENNLAIIDYEKCTSCGICVSKCPKKAINLRENNNEIF is encoded by the coding sequence ATGGACTTTTCAAGTATATTTTATTCTATTTTAGTTTTAGGTGTATTAGGTTTTTTATTTGGGATTCTTTTAGGATTTGCATCTAAAAAGTTTGAAGTGAAAGTAGATGGGAGAGTTACTAAAATAAGAGATATTTTGCCAGGAGCTAACTGTGGAGGATGTGGCTATCCAGGGTGTGATGCTTATGCTAATGCTTTAGTTTATGAAGGAGCTGATATGAGTCTATGCGGAGTAGGTGGCCAAAATGTAGCTAAGCAGATTGGTGAAATATTAGGAGCAAAGGTTAAAACTGTTGAAAAGAAAGTTGCTTTTGTAAAATGTATGGGGGATTGTAAAAATAAAAAGATTCAATTAAATATTCCAGAAAATAAAAATTGCATAGAGGCTAAAGAATTTTTAAAAAATAATAAAAGTGAAGGATGTAGCTTTGGATGCTTTGGATTAGGAAGTTGTAAAGAAGCATGTAAATTTGGAGCAATAAGTATTATAGATGGTATAGCAAAAGTTGATTCTTCAAAATGCGTAGCATGTAAAGCTTGTGTAAGTGCATGTCCACAAAATCTTATAGATATAATAAAGGAAAATCAAAAGGTAATTGTTAGTTGCAATTCTAATGATAGTGGAAAAATTGTAAATCAAAATTGCTCCGTAGGTTGCATAGGATGTAAGCTATGTGAAAAGAATTGTCCAAGCGAAGCCATAAGGGTTGAAAATAACCTTGCAATAATTGATTATGAAAAATGTACATCTTGTGGGATATGTGTATCTAAATGTCCTAAAAAAGCAATAAATTTAAGAGAAAATAACAATGAAATTTTTTAA